Sequence from the Microbacterium sp. AZCO genome:
ACGCGAAGTACAACACGACGCGCAACTTCACCCACTACATCCACCCGGGCGACCGCATCGTGCCGACGGAGAACACGCAGACCACCGCCGCCGTGACGGCGGACGGCACGGGCGTGACCCTCGTGCACGTCAACTCCGACGCCTCGGCGCGCGACGTCACGATCGACCTCTCGCAGTTCGGCACGATCGCGCCCGGCGCGACCGTCACCCCGATCGTGACGACCCAGTCGCCGAGCTCGGACCCCGAGGCCAACGCCCTCAAGGCGGGCACGCCCGTCGCGATCGACGGCGCGACGAAGACCGCGACGGTCAGCATCCCGGCGAAGTCCGTCACGACCTTCGTCGTGTCGGGCGTCTCGGGTGTCTCGGCGAACGCGCCCGTGCTCCGCGACGGCCACACGTACCAGCTGCTCGGCGTCCAGAGCGGCAAGGCCCTCGCGGCCGACCCCTCGGCGCTCGCGCTCCGCACCTCGGCGACGACGGCCGCCGGCGCGACCGCACAGGCCTGGACGGTGCACACCCTCGCGGGTGCCGGCACCGACCGCCAGCGCTTCGTGCTGCAGAACCGTGACGGGCGCCTGCTCGGAACGTCGGGCGGCGGGACTACCCTGTCGACCAAGAGCGTGCAGGATGCGGCATCCGATCCGGCCCTGCAGTGGATCGCCTCGACGACCGACGGCAAGACGTACTCCCTGCTGAGCGTCGCCGGCGAGCAGGTGCTCGACGTCAACGGCCAGAGCACGGCCGACGGCGCGTCGGTGGGCCTGTACAGCTCGAACGGCGGCGCGAACCAGCGCTGGACGCTCGCCGATGTCGCGGTCACCGGCGTCAAGGACGTCCGCACCGCGACGGCGACCGGCGTCGCGCCGCAGCTCCCCGCGCAGGTGACGCTGGTGTACGCCGGCAACGTCGAGCGGACCGCCGCGGTCACGTGGAACACCGCCGGCATCGACTGGTCGGTCCCCGGTTCCAAGACCGTTCCCGGCACGGGCACCGACGTCTTCGGCACGTCCTTCCAGGCGACCGCCACCGTCGAGGTCGGCGCGCTCACCACGACGCAGCCGGTCTCGCTGACGACCTACGCGGGCATCTCGCTCGCGCAGGTCAAGGCCGCCGCTCCCACGACCGTCCCCGCCGAGGCAGGCACGAGCGGCGAGACCGTCGCGGTGCCCGTCACGTGGGATTGGACGGGAGTGGATGCCGCGAAGCTCGCCGCGGCGGGAGTCGTGACCGTGCCCGGCACGGCGACGACGACCGATCCCGCACACCCGCAGGTCGCCGCGAAGCTGTCGGTGATCCTCACGGCGGCCACGGAGAAGAACGTCGCCCCGGCCTCGACGGCGGCGGCGACCTTCACCGAGAGCGCGAGCTACAGCGTCGACCGCACGAAGAACGGCGTGACGACCGACAAGGGCTGGTCGAACTGGAAGTCGGGCACGAAGAACACGACCGACACGCTGACCTACACGCTCGCGAACCGCGAGAAGGTGCAGCACGCGAAGGTCTACTTCTACAAGGACGGCACCAACAGCTGGGCGCAGTCCATCACGGTGGAGTACCGCACCGGCACGGGCGCATGGACGACCGGTCCGACCGTCATCGACGCGACGCCCGCCAGCGGCACGGCGCCGATCATCGACATCCCGCTGGGTGTCGACGCCGATGCCGTCCGGTTCGTGCTGACCGCCAACGCGAACACGCACCTCATCGTGTCGGAGGTGGAGATCTACGCCGCCGCTCCGTCGGCCTCGACGGTCGCCGACCTCGCCCGCATCACGACGAACGGCGTGGCGCTGCCGGCCTTCACGCCCGATCAGACGGCGTACACCGTCGACTGGGATGGCGGTGCGCTGCCCACCGTCGGTGCGATCGCGGTCGACCGCAACGCGACAGTGGCCGTGACCCAGGCGACGGCCGCTGCGCCGACGGCGACGGTCGCGGTGACCGCGGTGTCGGGTGCGACGAAGACGTACGCGGTCTCCTTCCAAAAGAAGGTCGCACCCGCGCTGAGCGCGAGCGTCTCGGCGACGACGCGCTGCGTCGCGGGCAAGATCCAGCTCGCCGTCGCGGTCGAGAACACCGACGACATCGCGCTGGACGTCGCCATCACGACGGCGTACGGCACGAAGAAGATCGACGCGCTCGGCGCCGGCAAGAAGACGTCGGCGGCCTTCGCGACCAAGCTCGCGTCGATCCCCGACGGCTCGGCCGAGGTGAAGGTGTCGGCGACGATCGAGGGCAAGGCGGTGCAGGCGACGCTCCCGGCCGCGTACTCCGCCGCCACCTGCAACTGAGGACGGAGGGGGATGCCGCGGCCCCAGGCCGCGGCATCCCCTGCCTCACCTGGTCGCTGAGCGTGTCGAAGCGTCGAGCCCGAACCTGCGAGGGCTGTGGGTTCGACCCCTCGACAAGCTCGGGGACCGAAGGACGAGCCGGCGACTCCGACGTCGACCCCTCGACAGGCTCGGGGACCGCCCCTCGACCGGCCCGGGGGCCGGGCGGGAAACCGGGCTAGGAGAGCGGGGCGGGCTCCGGACGGTGCACGCCGCGCGGGCGGTAGCCGAGGGCATCCGACACGCCCGCGAGGTCGGCGAGGTACCAGATCGTGGCGAGCCACATCTCGGTGCCCTGCAGCCCCGGGGCCGAGGCATCCCGTGCCGGATCGTCGGGGCTCGGCGCCCGGAACCCGAAGCCCGCGCCGTCGACCCAGCGGTCGAGAGCGTCGCCGAGCAGGCGCCGGGCCACGGCGGTGACCTCGTTGCCGCGGTAGCCGGTCGCCCGGGTGAGCCACAGCGGATGCGCCACATCGAGCACGTTGCACGCGTCATGCCGATCGGGGCGGAAGTACCGGTCGTCGCGCACGTGCGCGAGCACGGTGTCGATGACGCGCTCGGGGTACGGCAGGGGCACGCCGAACTGGGCGAACGTGCCGCGCGAGGCCCGGTAGAAGCCGTTCACGATCTGCAGTCGGCTGCCGTCAGCCGACACGGACGCCCACATGCCGGTCGCCGGATCGGCGTTCGACACCAGCCAGCCGAGGAGAGACTCATGGATGCCCGAGGGCAGCGCGTCGCCGCGACGCTTCGACCAGAGCAGGGCCGTGCCGAGGGCGTCGACCCAGTGCCCCGCGTGCCACGCCTCGCTGCGCCACGGCAGCCCGTCGCAGAAGGCGGCGAGCTGGCCGGCCGACGACGACGTCACGAGCGCGAGCGGATGCGCGAACTCCGACCCCAGCAGGTCGAGGGCGTACCCGACCGAGAGCACGTGGTAGGCGACGTCCGCGTCGTCCTCGGCCGAGGCGGGCGCGATGCTGCCGTCGGCCCGCAGGCGAGGGATGCGGCCGGTCGCGGCATCCTGCCACCCGCGAAGGCGCTCCACCTGCTGCTCGGCCGGAAGCTGCGGGGGCGCCGTGCCGAGGAGGAGGTCGGCGAGCTCGATCGCATCGGCCTGCGCCCGCACGGTAGGCGCGGCGCCCGGACGGTCCACGAAGAGCGACCCCTGCCACGAACGCTCGAGGACATCGCCCGCCTGGGCGCGGGCGCGATCGGCGAGGGCCGCGACCCGCGATCCGAGGTCGCCGCGCGTCGAGCCGGCGGGCGGGATGCGCCACCGCAGCAGCTTCGCGGGGTTGCCGCCGACGACCGCTCCGGCGGGGACGTCCTTCGTGACGACTGCTCCGGCGGCGAGCACCGCGTGGTCGCCCACCGTGACGCCGTCGAGGATCACGACGTGCGAGCCGACCCACACGTCGTCGCCGATGCGGATGCCCGTCGCCGTGAGCGGCTGGCGGAACACGGGCAGGTCGGGATCGCTCATGGTGTGGTTGAACCCGAGGATCGACGTGTGCGCGCCGATCCGCACACCGTCGCCGAGGGCGACCGTGCCGCGCACGACGGTGTACGGATTGACGCTGCAGTCGCTCCCCGCGCGCAGCGATCCGGTCAGGTAGGCGCCCGCGGCGACGTATGTGCGGTCGCCGAGCCGCAGCTCGTCGTTGTCGACCGAGGCGAGCTCGGAGACGAAGCATCCCTCGCCCAGCTCATGTCCCGGGCGCTCGGCGAGGCCGGCGAGGTGCGAGCGCTGACGCGCCCGGGCCGCCGCGTCGGCGCGGGACCAGAAATCCCACGGCGAGTACTCGAGCGGGTCGATCACGGGTCAGTGCGCGCGCGGAGCCGCGGTCGAGGCCCGCACGTGCAGCGTGGGGTTGAGCGTCACGCGGTGCACGGGCCGATCGGGGTCCTGGATGCGGCGGATCAGGAGATCGACCGCGGCCGCGCCGACGTCCATGCGGGGCGGGCTCACGGCTGTGAGCGCGGGCGTGAACAGCTCGGCGACCTCGTCGTCGTAGGCGATGACCGAGAGGTCGGCGGGCACCGAGATGCCGCGTGCGAGCGCAAGGTCGACGAACGCCATCGCCTCGGCGTCGGGGTGCACGAGCAGCGCCGTCGTGCCGCTGTGCATCGCCCGGTCGAGCGAGGCGTTGACGGCGTCGGAGAAGTCGGGGCTGCTGCGGTCGGGCAGCAGGTGCTCGAAGTGCTGCGTCGGGGTGAGGCCGAGCTCGGCGCACACCGCCTCCCAGCCGGCCGCGATCTTGCGAGACGTGGGCGAGTCCCGCGACAGCACGAGACCCACCTTCTGGTGTCCGAGGTCGGCGAGGTGCCGCGCCGCGAGCACTGCCCCGAGAGCGTGGTCGGACGTGACGGACTCCACCGGCGTGCGATGGGGGAGGACGGAGGCGTCGCGCTCGGTCAGCACGCTCGGGATGCCCGACTCCGCGAGCCACTGGATGACGTCCTGCGCGTGCGGGGTGTCGGTGTTCGGCGCGACGATGAGGCCTTTGACCCCTTCCGTGTGCACGAGGCGCTCGAGCACGGGCCGCTCGTCCTGCAGCTCGTACGAGGCCCCGCGCAGCAGCAGCCGGTACCCGCGGCGTCGCGCTTCGCGCTCCATGCCGCGCACGACGCTCGGCCAGTAGTAGTTGAGCGACGGCACGAGCACGGCGAGGGCATCGGATGCCTCGGTGACGGCGGGCCGCTCGCCCTCGGCGTGGCCCTCCACGACGGGGTGCGCCTGGCCGTTGGGCGCGACGGCGCCGCCGTGCACGCGCACGAGCAGGCCCTCCTCCTCCAGCTGCTGGAGGTCGCGGCGCACGGTGACGGGCGTGACCCCGAGGTCGTCGATGAGCTGCGAGACGCGCACGACGCCGTCGCGCGAGAGGGAGGCGAGCACATGCGCGCGACGCGCCGGGGCGAGCGGTGCGTGGTTCTGATCGGTCATCGGGGGTCCTTGTCGACTGCGTCCAGTTCTACCGTGACGCGCAGGCTTCGGCGGTCTGCGACGTCCAGATCGACCCGCGTCAGCGCGTCGCCCCACACGCCGGTGAGCATCGGGTCGTCGAGTTCGCGGGTCATGAGCGTCGCGCTGACGCCCTCGGGCCAGCGCACCAGAACGGGCGGCGCGCCCTCGAGCGGCACGACGCGGAGGCCGTCCGGCCGAAGCTCGACCTCGCCCGCGACCAGCATCCGGACGGTCGTCCGCGGCTCCTCCGCCCCCACCCAGGGCTCGAGCTCCCATCGGTCGTCGACGACGACGCGTGCGGTGTCGCGTTCGAGCGCGGCATCCCTCCGCCAGGACACGAGCCCATGGGCGTCGTAGGCGCCCGCGAGGTCGAGCGCGAGCGACGTGCGTTCGTCGGCGATGTCGACGGAGACGAGGGATGCCGCGAACTCCGCGCCCGCCGACTGCGCGGCGCCGCGGACCTCGGGCACGCTGTGCCACGTGCTCTGCATCGTCCAGATGTCGTAGCGGAGCGGTCCGAAGGTCGCCGCGGTGTACGTCGGACGTCCCGCGTCGACGAGGACGGGCACCCCGTCGACCGCGACGACGAAAGAGCCGACGTCGTTGTGGTTGTGGTGCTCGCCGTTGTGGCCGCCCTTGACGGCGAGCGTCAGGCCGCTCGCGGAGCCCGCGCGCTCGCGCGTGACGAGCACCTCGGTCGACGGCAGCCAGGTGTCGCGCGGCAGGGGAGAGGTCGCCGCCGCATCCTCCCGCCACGCGGCGTCGGTCATGCCGCGGAGGAGGCGGCCGAGCCCCTCGCGCTCGGTCGCGAGCGGCTCGCCGTCGCGGCGCTGCGCAGCCGCATGCCGGCGGGCGTGGTCGTCGCCGACGCGCCGAGCGGCGCGGTGCAGCTCGTGCCACGGCTGCTCGCGGATCGGCCGCGCCTGGCCGTCGGCGAGGTTGAGGTACCACTCTCCGCCGAGGTGCATTCGGTGCGGGAACGCGACGGTCTCGCGCAGCGCGGCGACGGCGGGCGCGGCATCCCATCGCCCGCCCGTCGCGCAGGCGAGGAGGTCGAGCGCCTCCAGCGCGCGGCACGCGCCGTTCCACCAATACGAGTACCCCTCGTCGATGGCGCCATCGGCGGGAAGCACCGCGACATAGCGGTCGAGCCCCTCGATGACGAGGCTGACGACGTCGGCGCGCAGACCCGCATCGGCCGGATCATCGAGCAGCTGCAGGGCGGCGAGCAGCACGTTGCCGTGGATCCACGGGTTCCAGTTGTGCACGTCGCCGTCGAGCCCGAGCCAGTGCCAGTCGCGGCGGCGCAGGAACGGGTCGACGACCCGAAGCCGCGCCTCGCGGCGCACGCGGGCGCGAAGCCCCGGGTAGCGCCCGTCGAGCTGAACGCCGAGCAGCCGGTCGACCCAGGCGAGCTGACCGACGACTTCGCCCGCACCCAGATCGAGGAACGGATCGTCGACGGTCGCGAGCACCCCGCCGTGGCGCGCGAACGTGTCGTCGTGCGCGGGCCAGCACCACGAGCTCTGCTCGCACAGCAGCTGCACGCCGTCGGCGACCTCGTCGATCCAGCGATCCTCGAGGGTGATCGCCGCGGCGACCGCCGCGCGGCTCAGCCGACGCTGACGGGCGAAGGCCGCCGCCTCCCACACGGAGCGGTCGCCGTCGCGGTAGACCCGCGCCGCCTGGCTCGCGAGCGGGAGGGGCCACGGCTCGCCGAGGTCGCGCTCGGCCCGCGCGAACAGGTCGGCGATCGTGACGGGGTCGAGGGAGGCGGCATCCCAGACCGAACGATCGTCCGCCGGGGCGACGGGAAGCGCCGCCGACGGCGAGGCGAGCGCTTCATGGACGCGATCCACGGCGTCGCCACGGCTCGTCCCGAAAAGGGCGGCCAGGGGGCCCGAGTACGACGTCGTCGGCATGGAATCGATCATAAACGATCAGGAAAGAAAAATCATGTGTTGCCGTGAACGAAATTGATTGCTAATCTCCCAAAGCGGTCCGATCTCGGCCCGCGAACGATTCAAAGGAGAACGACGGTGACGCGCACTCTCGACGCCTCCGCGCCGGACTGGAGCCGCGCACAGTGGCTGCAGTACGCCGATCGTCTCCTTTCGGGCGCCCGCGCCTTCGCGTCGCCCGGCCACGGCCGCATCACTCCGCCCGGAGCGGAGGGCGGCTACGGCAACGCCATCGACGGCCTCGAGGGATTCGCCCGCACCTTCCTGCTCGCGGGCTTCCGCATCGCCGGCGAGCGCGGCCAGGGCGTCGACGACCTCATCGACTTCTACTCGCGCGGTATCCGGACGGGCGTCGATCCGAACGCCCCCGACCGCTGGCTGCGCCTCGACGAGCACCCCCAGGCGAAGGTCGAGGCGGCGTCGCTCGCGCTGATCCTCGACCTGACCCGTCCGTGGATCTGGGACCGACTCGACCAGATCACGCAGAAGCGTGTCGTCGCCTACTTCGCACCCGCCGTCGGCGACCGGACCTATCCCCGCACGAACTGGCTGTGGTTCCGTCTCGTCGTGCAGACGTTCCTCCGCTCGGTCGGCGGCCCGTGGTCGCCCCAGGACGTCGCCGACGACCTCGCCCTGCACGACTCGTTCGCGCGGCCCGACGGCTGGCTCTCCGACGGCGACGAGCGCTCCTACGACCACTACGTCGGCTGGGCGCTGCACCTCTACCCCGTGCTGTGGTCGCGCATGCAGGGCGCCGCCGAGCTCGCCGCCGGCCGCACCGCGAAGGACATCGCGCTGCTCGACCGCTTCCTCCTCGACGCCGCTGCGCTCGTCGGCGCCGACGGATCTCCCCTCATCCAGGGACGCAGCCTCATCTACCGCTTCGCCGCCGCCGCTCCCTTCTGGGTCGGCGCGATCGCCGAGGTTCCTTCGACGTCGCTCGGCGCCCTCCGCCACGCCGCGGATCGTGTCGTCGGTCACTTCGCCGGCAGCGGCGTCCCGGACGCCCGCGACCTCCTCAGCATGGGCTGGCACGGCGACTGGCGCCGACTCGCGCAGGCCTACTCCGGCCCCGCCTCGCCCTACTGGGCGACGAAGGGCCTCCTCGGCATCTCGCTCCCCGCGGACCACCCCGTGTGGAGCGCCCCCGCCGAGCCGCTCCCCGTCGAGGCGGGCGACACGCTCCGCGCCGTCCGAGCCGCCGGATGGGTCGTCTCGGGCACGCGGGCCGACGGCATCGTGCGCATCGTCAACCACGGCACGGACCACGCCGCCGAAGGCGCGCTCGTGGGCGACTCGCCTCTCTACGCACGCCTCGGCTACTCGACCGCGACAGCGCCTCTCGCGAACGGCCGCGCCTGGCGCGAGCCGCTCGAGCAGTCCGTCGCACTCGTCGACGAGGCCGGCGAGGCCACGCACCGCGCCGCGATGCAGCTCCTCGACGTGCGGATCGACGGCGAGGTCGGCATCGCCGCGTCGACCTGGCCCGCGCACTGGATCGAGCCGGCCGAGACGCAGGTGCGCCACGGCTCGGGCATCCAGGGTGACGTCATGATCGCCGGCCGGCTCACGGTCCGGTCGCTCGTGCGCGGGCCGTGGGAGCTGCGCATCGTCGACCTCGACGCGCTCGAGCCCGGCTATGACGGTGCTCTGACTCTGCGCGTCGGCGGCTGGGCTGTCGCGGATGCCGAGACGGCGGTTCGGGATGCCACGGCCCGCGCCGCGACCGTGCGGCTGGGCAGCGGCATCCATCCCCTCCTCGGGGAGGGAAGCGCAAGCGTCGAGGAGCGGGCGGACTCGACCCCGCTCGGCGTTTCGGCGAGCGTGCCGGTCGTCAGCTTCCCCGCGGTCGCGGGCGAGCGCGTCGCCGTCATCGTCGAGCTCGCCGGCACCGCCGCCGACCTCGGCGCGGCGGCGCTCGAAGAGATCGCGGGCGAAGCCCGCGTGACGTGGCCCGACGGCGTCGTGACGACGACGCCCCTTCCAGACCCCCGGATCGTCCCCGCGACCCGGTGACCCTCAGGACCCGATGGCGGGTCCGGTATCTGCACTCGCAAAGGAGCAGCATCACAATGAAGCGCACGTTCGCAGCAGCGGCGGGAATCGCCGTCGTCGCAACACTGTCGCTCGCCGCCTGCAGCGGCGGCTCGGGCGACAGCGCCCCCTCGGAGTCGTCGGGTCCTGTGACCCTGACGCTCTCGGGCTGGAGCCTCGAGACGACGCCGGAGTTCCAGACGCTCGCCGACGCCTTCCACGAGAAGAACCCCGACGTCACCGTCGAGCTCAAGGAGTACGACCCGGCCAACTACAACACGCTGGTCACGGCGGACCTCGCCGCCGGCGTCGGCCCCGACATCATCACGCAGAAGGAGGTCAAGTACGTCACGACCTTCCAGGAGGGCGGTCAGCTGCTCGACGTCTCCGACGTGAAGCTGCCCGACGGCATCAGCGGCACCTCGTCGTACGAGGTCGACGGCACCGCCTACGGCGTGCCCTACCGCCAGGACTCGTGGGTGCTCTTCTACAACAAGGACCTCTTCGACAAGGCCGGCGTCGATTACCCCG
This genomic interval carries:
- a CDS encoding glycoside hydrolase, with protein sequence MPSRRVLATTAIAAMIAASVSAAALPAASAAGTPVRITPNPGYASEPFEGWGTSLVWFANATGGYPANVRQALFDKVFGEDGLNLNIARYNIGGGNATDVPSYLRPGGAVEGYWNPNANLSDAQGPITATFADRLRYKAAWDGESETNYNWNADATQRWWIEALKDKITHWEAFSNSPPYFLTQSGFVSGGTNATAEQLGSADMDKFSSYLVNVVEHLEDQYGIEFDTLDPFNEPNTNYWSTRLGTNGWPTTASRQEGAHIGPAAQNEMIGKLAARLAQPGTTTDVKISAMDETNPTIFTTNWKAWSAESKSKVDQLNVHTYGTGDRLVARDIAKSSDKPLWMSEVEGDWDGTGFNQVNIENGLGMAGRIVDDLRELEPSAWVFWQPVEDLYNMQKVENLNWGSVFIDFDCNAEGKSLRRIAAGEADPTCKVLTNAKYNTTRNFTHYIHPGDRIVPTENTQTTAAVTADGTGVTLVHVNSDASARDVTIDLSQFGTIAPGATVTPIVTTQSPSSDPEANALKAGTPVAIDGATKTATVSIPAKSVTTFVVSGVSGVSANAPVLRDGHTYQLLGVQSGKALAADPSALALRTSATTAAGATAQAWTVHTLAGAGTDRQRFVLQNRDGRLLGTSGGGTTLSTKSVQDAASDPALQWIASTTDGKTYSLLSVAGEQVLDVNGQSTADGASVGLYSSNGGANQRWTLADVAVTGVKDVRTATATGVAPQLPAQVTLVYAGNVERTAAVTWNTAGIDWSVPGSKTVPGTGTDVFGTSFQATATVEVGALTTTQPVSLTTYAGISLAQVKAAAPTTVPAEAGTSGETVAVPVTWDWTGVDAAKLAAAGVVTVPGTATTTDPAHPQVAAKLSVILTAATEKNVAPASTAAATFTESASYSVDRTKNGVTTDKGWSNWKSGTKNTTDTLTYTLANREKVQHAKVYFYKDGTNSWAQSITVEYRTGTGAWTTGPTVIDATPASGTAPIIDIPLGVDADAVRFVLTANANTHLIVSEVEIYAAAPSASTVADLARITTNGVALPAFTPDQTAYTVDWDGGALPTVGAIAVDRNATVAVTQATAAAPTATVAVTAVSGATKTYAVSFQKKVAPALSASVSATTRCVAGKIQLAVAVENTDDIALDVAITTAYGTKKIDALGAGKKTSAAFATKLASIPDGSAEVKVSATIEGKAVQATLPAAYSAATCN
- a CDS encoding acyltransferase is translated as MIDPLEYSPWDFWSRADAAARARQRSHLAGLAERPGHELGEGCFVSELASVDNDELRLGDRTYVAAGAYLTGSLRAGSDCSVNPYTVVRGTVALGDGVRIGAHTSILGFNHTMSDPDLPVFRQPLTATGIRIGDDVWVGSHVVILDGVTVGDHAVLAAGAVVTKDVPAGAVVGGNPAKLLRWRIPPAGSTRGDLGSRVAALADRARAQAGDVLERSWQGSLFVDRPGAAPTVRAQADAIELADLLLGTAPPQLPAEQQVERLRGWQDAATGRIPRLRADGSIAPASAEDDADVAYHVLSVGYALDLLGSEFAHPLALVTSSSAGQLAAFCDGLPWRSEAWHAGHWVDALGTALLWSKRRGDALPSGIHESLLGWLVSNADPATGMWASVSADGSRLQIVNGFYRASRGTFAQFGVPLPYPERVIDTVLAHVRDDRYFRPDRHDACNVLDVAHPLWLTRATGYRGNEVTAVARRLLGDALDRWVDGAGFGFRAPSPDDPARDASAPGLQGTEMWLATIWYLADLAGVSDALGYRPRGVHRPEPAPLS
- a CDS encoding substrate-binding domain-containing protein, with protein sequence MTDQNHAPLAPARRAHVLASLSRDGVVRVSQLIDDLGVTPVTVRRDLQQLEEEGLLVRVHGGAVAPNGQAHPVVEGHAEGERPAVTEASDALAVLVPSLNYYWPSVVRGMEREARRRGYRLLLRGASYELQDERPVLERLVHTEGVKGLIVAPNTDTPHAQDVIQWLAESGIPSVLTERDASVLPHRTPVESVTSDHALGAVLAARHLADLGHQKVGLVLSRDSPTSRKIAAGWEAVCAELGLTPTQHFEHLLPDRSSPDFSDAVNASLDRAMHSGTTALLVHPDAEAMAFVDLALARGISVPADLSVIAYDDEVAELFTPALTAVSPPRMDVGAAAVDLLIRRIQDPDRPVHRVTLNPTLHVRASTAAPRAH
- a CDS encoding heparinase II/III family protein; the encoded protein is MPTTSYSGPLAALFGTSRGDAVDRVHEALASPSAALPVAPADDRSVWDAASLDPVTIADLFARAERDLGEPWPLPLASQAARVYRDGDRSVWEAAAFARQRRLSRAAVAAAITLEDRWIDEVADGVQLLCEQSSWCWPAHDDTFARHGGVLATVDDPFLDLGAGEVVGQLAWVDRLLGVQLDGRYPGLRARVRREARLRVVDPFLRRRDWHWLGLDGDVHNWNPWIHGNVLLAALQLLDDPADAGLRADVVSLVIEGLDRYVAVLPADGAIDEGYSYWWNGACRALEALDLLACATGGRWDAAPAVAALRETVAFPHRMHLGGEWYLNLADGQARPIREQPWHELHRAARRVGDDHARRHAAAQRRDGEPLATEREGLGRLLRGMTDAAWREDAAATSPLPRDTWLPSTEVLVTRERAGSASGLTLAVKGGHNGEHHNHNDVGSFVVAVDGVPVLVDAGRPTYTAATFGPLRYDIWTMQSTWHSVPEVRGAAQSAGAEFAASLVSVDIADERTSLALDLAGAYDAHGLVSWRRDAALERDTARVVVDDRWELEPWVGAEEPRTTVRMLVAGEVELRPDGLRVVPLEGAPPVLVRWPEGVSATLMTRELDDPMLTGVWGDALTRVDLDVADRRSLRVTVELDAVDKDPR
- a CDS encoding DUF2264 domain-containing protein, translating into MTRTLDASAPDWSRAQWLQYADRLLSGARAFASPGHGRITPPGAEGGYGNAIDGLEGFARTFLLAGFRIAGERGQGVDDLIDFYSRGIRTGVDPNAPDRWLRLDEHPQAKVEAASLALILDLTRPWIWDRLDQITQKRVVAYFAPAVGDRTYPRTNWLWFRLVVQTFLRSVGGPWSPQDVADDLALHDSFARPDGWLSDGDERSYDHYVGWALHLYPVLWSRMQGAAELAAGRTAKDIALLDRFLLDAAALVGADGSPLIQGRSLIYRFAAAAPFWVGAIAEVPSTSLGALRHAADRVVGHFAGSGVPDARDLLSMGWHGDWRRLAQAYSGPASPYWATKGLLGISLPADHPVWSAPAEPLPVEAGDTLRAVRAAGWVVSGTRADGIVRIVNHGTDHAAEGALVGDSPLYARLGYSTATAPLANGRAWREPLEQSVALVDEAGEATHRAAMQLLDVRIDGEVGIAASTWPAHWIEPAETQVRHGSGIQGDVMIAGRLTVRSLVRGPWELRIVDLDALEPGYDGALTLRVGGWAVADAETAVRDATARAATVRLGSGIHPLLGEGSASVEERADSTPLGVSASVPVVSFPAVAGERVAVIVELAGTAADLGAAALEEIAGEARVTWPDGVVTTTPLPDPRIVPATR